The proteins below come from a single Saccharopolyspora sp. SCSIO 74807 genomic window:
- a CDS encoding HAD family acid phosphatase, which translates to MSSRVGIVKLATAAALGATLAGGAGALGAQRTAAPEPDNLGQAKQAVQEYYGDREDAAGEHHASPGSAWDVDTDREVTDARAYLQRRLAEGVPNPAIVLDVDDTSEVTYGWEAGRDFGFDEDAQREAIEKGVFEPIGHTRELAQWAAGHGVRVYFITGRGESLQDASLRNLAGEGFPSPAGAFFKPETHAPDYLPCGLDCSTVEYKSGTRAHLESQGAHILLNIGDQHSDLRGGHAEKPVKLPNPMYYLP; encoded by the coding sequence CGCCGCGCTCGGCGCGACGCTGGCAGGCGGGGCGGGCGCCCTGGGCGCGCAGCGGACCGCCGCGCCGGAGCCGGACAACCTCGGGCAGGCGAAGCAGGCCGTGCAGGAGTACTACGGCGACCGCGAGGACGCCGCGGGCGAGCACCACGCCTCCCCCGGCAGCGCCTGGGACGTCGACACCGACCGGGAGGTGACCGACGCGCGGGCGTACCTGCAGCGCCGCCTCGCCGAAGGCGTGCCGAACCCGGCGATCGTGCTGGACGTGGACGACACCTCGGAGGTGACCTACGGCTGGGAGGCCGGGCGGGACTTCGGTTTCGACGAGGACGCGCAGCGCGAAGCCATCGAGAAGGGCGTGTTCGAGCCGATCGGGCACACCCGTGAACTGGCGCAGTGGGCCGCGGGGCACGGCGTGCGGGTCTACTTCATCACCGGCCGCGGGGAGAGCCTCCAGGACGCTTCGCTGCGCAACCTCGCCGGGGAAGGGTTCCCGAGCCCGGCCGGGGCGTTCTTCAAACCGGAGACGCACGCCCCGGACTACCTGCCGTGCGGGCTGGACTGCAGCACCGTGGAGTACAAGTCGGGCACCCGCGCGCACCTGGAATCGCAGGGCGCGCACATCTTGCTCAACATCGGCGACCAGCACAGCGACCTGCGGGGCGGGCACGCCGAGAAACCGGTGAAGCTGCCGAACCCGATGTACTACCTGCCCTGA